One segment of Brassica napus cultivar Da-Ae chromosome C3, Da-Ae, whole genome shotgun sequence DNA contains the following:
- the LOC106389890 gene encoding tubulin beta-9 chain-like — translation MDLEPGTMDSLRSGPFGQIFRPDNFVFGQSGAGNNWAKGHYTEGAELIDSVLDVVRKEAENCDCLQGFQVCHSLGGGTGSGMGTLLISKIREEYPDRMMMTFSVFPSPKVSDTVVEPYNATLSVHQLVENADECMVLDNEALYDICFRTLKLSNPTFGDLNHLISATMSGVTCCLRFPGQLNSDLRKLAVNLIPFPRLHFFMVGFAPLTSRGSQQYSALTVPELTQQMWDAKNMMCAADPRHGRYLTASALFRGKMSTKEVDEQMINVQNKNSSYFVEWIPNNVKSSVCDIAPTGLKMASTFIGNSTSIQEMFRRVSEQFTAMFRRKAFLHWYTGEGMDEMEFTEAESNMNDLVAEYQQYQDATVGEEEYEEDEEEYEEEA, via the exons ATGGATCTTGAGCCTGGGACGATGGACTCTCTCAGATCCGGGCCGTTCGGGCAGATTTTTAGGCCCGATAACTTCGTGTTCGGGCAGTCTGGTGCGGGGAACAACTGGGCGAAAGGTCATTATACGGAGGGAGCTGAGTTGATTGACTCGGTGCTTGATGTTGTCAGGAAGGAGGCTGAGAACTGTGATTGTCTTCAAG GTTTTCAAGTATGTCATTCATTGGGAGGAGGAACCGGCTCCGGCATGGGAACTCTTCTTATCTCCAAGATAAGAGAGGAGTATCCTGACCGTATGATGATGACCTTCTCGGTCTTCCCTTCTCCTAAGGTCTCAGACACAGTCGTTGAGCCATACAACGCTACACTCTCTGTTCACCAGCTTGTCGAGAATGCTGACGAGTGTATGGTTTTGGATAACGAAGCTCTCTACGATATCTGTTTCCGTACCTTGAAGCTCTCTAATCCTACAT TTGGTGACCTTAACCATCTCATCTCTGCTACCATGAGCGGTGTCACATGCTGTCTCCGTTTCCCTGGTCAACTAAACTCCGACCTTAGAAAACTCGCTGTCAACCTCATCCCTTTCCCAAGGCTCCACTTCTTCATGGTTGGTTTCGCACCGTTGACATCAAGAGGGTCGCAGCAATACAGCGCCTTGACCGTCCCTGAGTTAACCCAACAGATGTGGGACGCCAAAAACATGATGTGCGCAGCTGACCCTCGCCACGGCCGTTACTTGACAGCTTCCGCTCTGTTCCGTGGAAAGATGAGCACTAAAGAGGTTGATGAACAGATGATAAACGTCCAGAACAAGAACTCATCGTACTTCGTTGAGTGGATTCCGAACAACGTGAAATCAAGCGTCTGCGATATAGCTCCCACGGGTTTGAAAATGGCGTCGACTTTCATAGGAAACTCGACTTCGATCCAGGAGATGTTCAGGCGTGTGAGTGAACAGTTCACTGCTATGTTCAGGAGAAAGGCTTTCTTGCATTGGTACACGGGGGAAGGGATGGACGAGATGGAGTTCACGGAAGCTGAGAGTAACATGAACGATCTTGTTGCGGAGTACCAGCAATATCAGGATGCTACGGTCGGTGAAGAAGAGTATGAGGAGGACGAAGAAGAGTATGAGGAAGAAGCTTAA